TTTATTTCTCTTGCTTTTCTAATTTCTTATAACGCTGCGTCCACCAAATTAAGCTATCACAAAATTGAGTGAGAACCGCTAAAGTGACTCTCTGATGTTCGACAGGAAAATGCTTTTTATCCCAAAGCTGATTTACCATACTTTGAATATCTTCAGTCTCAAAATTTCCCTTTTTATCGCGACGAATAGATTCTCCGTTACGAAGATTTTTTTTCTTGTCGTCAGGAATCTCTGGTTCTGGAACTTTTATTCCAGCTACTTTCATGATTTTGACTAATTCTTTCCATGTTGCTAACCAAAATTCTCCTTTTTTGTAATCATCTTCATTATTAGTTTTACCCATTAAGCGCAAATGTTCTCCCCAAAATCGCTCTAAACCATAAGTTGCTGTCACGCGCATTTTATGGGATTCGTTTAAAACATCTTTGTCACGATATTTGATTACAAGATCTTGCGCTTTTCTATCTAAGTCGAATGAATGCCAAGCCATAATTTACCTTTATTGTATACTTTAATAACGCATCAGACAACACTTACTAATTACTCTTCTTTTTTAGATTCAATCATTTTTATTGTTATATTACAGTGACCAAAACCAATTGATTCTAATCCACCTAAATAAATTTCACCTTCCATTTTTCCTTCGATGGGTTTCCAGTCTTGAGGGGGATATTCTTTATCGTGTTTGATAGCTATGGGAAATGCTAAAATAGTTCCTTCTGGTAAAGCTTCGGTATTGAAAAATTGTCCTTGTTTCGCCTTTTTCTCATTATCTTCTAAAGCAACACGGCTTTGACGGTATAAAGCCATATCATGAATCATTGCCATATCATTATCATCCACAACAACAGCAGGTAATTTTTTCTGCTTTCCATCTTCTTCTAATGGAAACCATGCTGATAAATCTTGTTGGGATTCTAATTCTAAAAAACCAAGGTTAAAAAAGAGAAACTTTTTTCCTTCGTCTTCTTGAGATGTTAATGCTTTTTCCCACAATTCTGTAGAGGCGGTATAAGGATCGGGTAGTTTTATCTCTTTGCTTAACCCAGCAACACGACGATATCTTTTGAGTAAAGTCGGACAACTAACCCAAACAATGGGTTGTCCCGGACAAAATACGGGTAGCCAAACAATTGAAGCATGCTCTAATTTTATTAAAGCTTCACTGGTACTATCTTTTTCACCCTGTTTTGATTCTTTTCCATACCAAATTTCTTCATGAATTGCTGGCAAACTCTTGTTTTGCTCTTCTAAATATTTACGATATTGTCGCATTTCCG
This genomic interval from Scytonema hofmannii PCC 7110 contains the following:
- a CDS encoding RAMP superfamily CRISPR-associated protein gives rise to the protein MYQKAYGIIETLAPVHVGATAGEENGNLNLIFREQFTQTGLIIGSSIRGRLRSEMRQYRKYLEEQNKSLPAIHEEIWYGKESKQGEKDSTSEALIKLEHASIVWLPVFCPGQPIVWVSCPTLLKRYRRVAGLSKEIKLPDPYTASTELWEKALTSQEDEGKKFLFFNLGFLELESQQDLSAWFPLEEDGKQKKLPAVVVDDNDMAMIHDMALYRQSRVALEDNEKKAKQGQFFNTEALPEGTILAFPIAIKHDKEYPPQDWKPIEGKMEGEIYLGGLESIGFGHCNITIKMIESKKEE